The Campylobacter concisus DNA window TCGATGCGAAGTAAAAATTTTCCATTATTAGCTCTTGCATATAAATAATTATAAAGGGCTGTCCTAAGTCCGCCTATATGTAGATATCCAGTAGGCGACGGAGCAAATCTAGTAACTATCATTTTGTGCCTTATTTTTATGTTATAATTGCCCAAAATTATATTTACTAAATACTTAAATAAAGGTTTTATTATGAAAAAATTGCTCTTTTTGGCTGCTGGCATGCTAAGTGCTTTAAATTTATATTCGGCTCAGATGATAAACGGTATCGCAGCTATTGTAGAGAACGAACCAATCACGCTTTATGAAGTTTATAGCTTGAAAGAGCAGCTAAGAGCTAGCGAACAAGATGCCTTAAATTTACTCATAAGAGATAGACTCGAAGATGCTCAGATAAAAAATTTAAACATTAGCGTAACGCCATTTGAGCTAAACGACAGGATCGAATCAATCGCAAAGCAAAATGGCATGACAAATTCGCAGTTTAGAAGCTCTATCCAAGCTCAAGGCATGGACTTTTTGGAGTTTAAAAACAACATAGAAAAAAAGATGCTTCAAGAAAAGCTTTATAAAAGCATCTTGGCTGAAGCTGGCAAAAATGTAAATGAGCAAAAAGCAAAGATGTATTTTGACGCTAATCCTGATAAATTTAAGGTCTTTAGCACTGCTAAAGTGATCCTTTATAGGGCAAAAAATCCTAAAGAACTAGAAGCTCAAAAAACAAGTCCATCACTACTTAATAGTGTGCAAACACAAGAGCTAAGTTTAGACTATCAAAGCATAGATCCAAGGCTAGCGGCCATCATAGCTGGCACAAATAATGGAGAATTTACCCAAATACTACAAGGCGCTGATAGTTTTGATATGTTTTATGTAAAAGAGAAAATTGGCTCATACACTCCAAGCTTTGCAGATGTTAAGGATAATGTTATAAACGAGCTTTATCAAGGTGAGCAAGAAAAACTTATGGCTGATTATTTTGATAAACTCCGCGCAAAAGCAAAGATTCAAATTTTAAGATAACTTCAAATTTAGCCATCCTTGGTGGCTAAATTTCTCCAAATTTCACATGACAAAAGATTACACCGCCAAAGAGAAGGCAGTGTAAATTTTAGTTAAAAAGTGTAGTGCATATTTAGCATAAACGATCTTTCATCGCCAGGTCTTGAATCAGAACGCCAGTATTTTTTATTTAGGATATTGTTTATTGCTAATGTTAATTGAGCATGTTCGTTAAAGTTATATCCAGCACTTGCATCAAGCCTTACAAAGCCGGGTAAGTGTTGATCGGTTACGCTTGTTTTATTTACTTGATAACTATATCTTTTAGAGTATCCTGTTACGCCACTTTCGACATACCATTTGTCGTTTTTAGCATATCTTAAAAAAACATTGCCCTGCCAGTTGGTTGTATTATTTAGACTAAGTCTTTCGTTTAATGGATTTGATTTATCACTTGCGATAATAGCTCTCATATATCCAAGAGAGCTTCTTAGATATAAATTTTCATAAATTTTACCCAAGATATTTAGCTCTATACCACGACTTCGCTCTTTACCACGTTGCGCCCAGGTATATGGATCATTTATAGGATCTGGTCTATATCTTATATTGTTATGCTCGATCTGAAATATAGCTAGGTTTGAGCTAAATCTATTATCAGCCCATGTGCTTTTTAAGCCAATTTCGTATTGCTCATTATTCTGTGGTTTTAGATCAAGCATCGTTGTATCGCCTATACTTATACCTATATTTCCACGGCCGCCATATGGAGCAAAACTCTTTGAGTATGAAGCATATGCGGTATGCTCTGGTAAAAAGTCCCACAGCAAGCCAACTCTTGGACTAAAAGAGTGCCCTTTGTAGCTATTTGTCATATTTGCAATATTTCTTGTTTTAAATTTATAAAAGTCAAACCTTCCACCAACAAGTAGCCTATATTTGTCGTCTAAGCTTATTAGATCCTCGAGAAATACTCCATTATTTATGGCTTTATGCTTATTATCAGTATTAAGTGGTATGTAGCCCACACTACCCCAACTTGATCTTGATGCATATGGATTTATAGTTACATTTTTTGCACTATCAAACCAAAGCCTTGGATGGCGAGTTTCTACGCTGTTGTCATATCCAAAAGTAAAATTATGCTTAAATCTTGTAAATTCAAGCTCTTTTGTAAGTGTTATGGCATTTGAGAGTGTGTCATTATCGGTTTGTTGTTTAGCATAGTTTTGCTTTAGTCTATTTCCAGGCATGATGGTACCACTAAAATAATGGTCAAAATTTTGACTAGCTTTTCTATAACCAAAAACCCATTTTAAATTCATATCCTTCACCAACTCTGCATTTAGCTCGGTACGAAAGAAATGAAGCTTATCTTCAACAAAGTCTCCATCATGAGAAAAGCCCTTTGTATAGTCGATACCAAGCTTGTCATAGACACTTTTTGTTGGCATTCTATCAGGTACACGCCAAGCATTATCATATGTGTATTGCGCCTCAAAGCTCACCGTTCCACCATCATTTGTCACAATAATACTTGGACTTACCATAAAATTTTTATATTTTACGCCCTCTCTCCATGACTTTCCACGCTCCATATCAGTCGTTAGCCTTGCAGCTAATTGATTATTTACTACGTGATTTATATCGATACCACCACCATATCTACTCCAGCTGCCAACTCTTCCTGAGAGCTTATAAACTGGCATAAAATTTGCCTTTTTACTAACTAAATTTACAACTGCGCCGCCATCGCTTCTTCCATATAAGATCGAAGCTGGCCCTTTTAAAATTTCAACTCTCTCAACATTTGCCGTACTGCGTCTTATCTGACCAGAGTCTCTAACACCATCTCTATATATATCGCCACCGTCAACACTAAAGCCTCTTATCTTGATGCTCTCGCCTCTCATATCATAGCCTGCATCAATACCAGCATTTCCTTCTAGGATACTTGAAAGATCGTTTGTGCCGTAGTTTCTATTCTTTTGTATATCTATATTTTCGATAGTTTGTGGCGTCTCTTTATTGCTAAGCCCATTTCTATTGATATCCGCACTATCATACGCGATATAACCTTTTAGGGTATTTTGCTCCGAGATACCTTCCACCTCGATAGTTGGTAAAACAACTGAATAATCACTGTTATTTGTATCTAAAGCCCACAGCGAGCTAAAGATCAGTGATGAAGCAAGTATACTAAACTTCATAGAATTCCTTTAGATAAAATTAAAATCGATATTCTATATCAAAATAGCTTAAAATATTTACTTTATATTGATATTTATTAATTTTATCAATTCATTGTTAAAATTTTAGTTCGATTTAGAATTATCGTTTGCCATATCTTAAAACAAAATGCATTACTATTGCCGCTAAAAAATTTTAAGATTAAGGCTAGCATTTTAATGATCACACACCAACGCGAGCTTTTTGAACTTTTTGATGAGGTGATAGATATAAGGAGTGAATAAATTTGACTGCAAAGGCAGCCAAATTTATATTATGCTTTTTTAGTAAAAACTCCAACATAAATAGCATAGATAAAGCCGATCACTACGGCATATGGAGCATAAGGAGTGATGCCAGCCCCAGAGCTTGCGAGTATGAAGTTGTGGCTTATCGCAGCACCTGCGCCCATGCCTAGAACAAATACAGACGAGCTTAAATTTCCAGCTCCCATTTGCACTAAATGTTTGCCTGGGCAGCCATAACTTAGGCTAAAGCAAAGACCAGCCAAGCTCATGCCAAGGAAATTCCAAAGGACGTCATTATGAGCGATAGGTTGAGCTTCAAAGCCAAATTTATATTGTCCAAGAGCTAAATTTGTGATACTTGCAAAAACGATGATAGATACAATGCCATAAAACATTGAAAGATCACGCTCAAAAACTTTACTAATCGCTCCAACCGAGCAAAATTTGCTTCTTTGCATAAAAATGCCAATAACAATGGCGCAAATAAGTGAGATAAAGATATTTGCGTGCTGTGAACCTGGGCCTTTTTCTGAGCTAAATAATGCACCATTATCGCCAAGCTTTAAACCAAAAACAAGGGCTGCTAAAAGCAAAACAGTAATAATTAATGGTAAAAAGGCAACTGGTTTTGTAGTGGCGTCATTTTCAGGTATAACGTAACCATTTTTCTTGAAAAATCGTCCAACAAAAACGCCGGCGAATAAACCGACAAAACCAGCAATAGCAGTCATATCTCCGCCACCAAGGCGCAAAAACGCTCTCCATGGGCAACCCAAAAAGATAAGGCAACCAATCATAGCAAACACGCCTAAGAAAAATCTAGAAAATGCCGCACTACCTGATACTGGAGTGAAATTTCTACTCCAAAACAGGCTAGCTAAAAAGCCTCCGATGATGAGCCCTAAAATTTCAGGCCTTAGATACTGTACCACTTTGGCTTGATGAAAGCCAAAGGCACCTACGCTATCTCTTAAAAAGCAAGCCGCGCAAACACCCATATTTGCTGGGTTGCCAAAATAAACAAGCACTGGGCCAAGAATGCCTAAGCTTGCACCTGCAATGATGTAAAGCACTGTTTTATTCATGAATATTCCTGTGTATAGGGTAAAATCAAACTGATTTCTTAAACGACATTTTAATAATCATTAAATAAAACAAAGATTAATTTTTTTAAGAGCAAAGTAGATAAAATATGCAAAAATTTCATAAAAGGGTTAATAATGAAAGATTTTATGAGTTATGCAGATAGCCTAAAAATTTTAAAAGATACTATAAACGAGTGGGATAAGGTCGAAAAAGTGGCCATCACGGACGCACTTGATAGAAATATCGCCTACGATGTGACAGCCACTGAAAATTACCCAGCAAAGCCAGTTTCAGCGATGGATGGATATGCTTTTGCCTTTAAAGATGGCCTAAGCGAGCTTGAGCTCATCACAGATCTGCCTGCTGGAAGCGACAAAGGACTAGTCATAGAGGACAGTAAATGTGTAAAAACTTTCACTGGCTCACTGATGAGCGAAGGCACTGATACTCTTGTGCCGGTAGAAAATGTCGAGGTTAGCGGCTCAAAAATAATCATCAAAAAGAGCGTGCCAAAGGGTTTTGCTGTGCGCGAAGTGGGTGAGAGCTACAAAAAAGGTGAAATTTTAATAAAAAAAGGCGCTCGTCTAAGCTACGCTGAGATAGCACTTCTTGCTGAGCTTGGTGTATTTCACGTAAGCGTTTTCATACGCCCAAGAGTGGCGATACTTGCAACTGGTAGCGAGATAAAAGACCTTGGCGAACCTCTAGAAAATCCAGCGCAAATTCACAGCTCAAATCACGTAGGCATCGCTATGCAGATACGCAAAATGGGCGCAGAGCCGATCCTTTGTGAGATCGTAAAAGATAGACCTGAACTAGTCGAGAAAGCGATCATAAATGCGCTAAAATCAGCTGATATATTAGTGACGACTGGTGGAATTAGCATGGGAGATTATGATTTTGTAAAGGGCGCTTTAAATGAAAATTTTAGCCTTATCATCGAGGGTGCTGCCATAAAACCGGGCCGTCATATCAGAGTGGCAAAATCAGGCGAAAAATATATATTTGCACTGCCTGGTTTTCCCTATTCAGCGATGGTTATGTGCGTGCTTTATGTTAGAGTTTTGATAAATTTATGGCTAGGCAATGACGAGCCAAAGATCACGGCAATAATGGACGAAGACTATAAAAAGCGTTCGCCATTTTTAGAATTTACGGCTGTAAATTTAGAAAATCGTGAAGGAAAAAATTTTGTAAATCTAAATGGCAAAAAGCTTGGCAGTTCAGCGATCGTAAATAACTTAACAAACAAGGCTGCACTTTTAATGATCCCAATGGATAAAGAAATTCTTAAAAAAGGTGAGATAGTAGAAGTCTTGATGATGCCTTGTTAAAAATTTTAAGGATAAAAGTTGAACACGTCAGAAATTCAAACAATTATAGTTTTTCTTATAATGGCATCACTTGCCTTTGGAATAGATCTTTTTGCTCATAAACATGATGAGAAAATTTCACTAAAACAAGCTGGTATTTGGTCTATTTTTTGGATAGGAGTTTCGGTACTTTTTGGCATATATTTATATTTTGAGCGAGGCAGTGAAATAGCAAGTCTTTATTTTGCAGGATATGCGCTAGAAAAGTCGCTCTCGGTAGATAATCTTTTTGTGATGATGGCGATTTTTTCATGGTTTAAGATACCTGAAATTTACCGACACAGAGTGCTTTATTTTGGCGTTATAGGAGCTATGGTATTTAGGCTCATCTTTGTAGCCATAGGTACGATGCTTTTTGCCATCTCTCCTTGGATGGAGCTAATATTTGCAGCAATAGTCGCATATAGTGCCGTAATGATGATAAAAAAAGATAAGTGTGATGAGGATATAAAAGATTATTCAAACCACATAGCTTATAGGGCAGTTTATCGCTTCTTTCCGGTTTTACCACAGCTTTTTGGACATAGTTTTTTTGTTAAATTTAGCGAAATTTCTAAGCAAATTTCAGATAGTCAAAAAACTGCTCTTAACGATCAAATTTTAAGGCTAAAAGCCACTTGGATAGCAACACCATTATTCTTGTGCCTTTGCGTGATTGAGCTAAGCGATGTGATATTTGCTTTTGATAGCGTTCCAGCTGTCATTGCTGTGAGTAAAGATCCTGTGATTGTTTATTCAGCGATGATATTTGCGATACTTGGGCTAAGAACGCTTTATTTTGTGCTTGAAGCACTCAAAAATTTTTTAAAATATCTAGAAATTTCTGTGATCGTGCTTTTATTTTTTATTGCAGCAAAGCTAGCTGTAAATGCGACTGCTCATATATTTCATCATGGTTTTGAAATTTCTGCACAAATTAGCCTTTTTATCATTCTAGCCATCCTTGGAGTTGGGGTCGTAGCAAGTTTGGTTAAAAAATAGCTACCACAAAAGTATGCAAGCTAAAGTTAGGCAAGCTTAAAATTAAAAATTTATAAGCATAGAGCTTTATATTTTGGTGTCTAAATTCTTTAAAATTTTGCTTGCTTGTGCAAAAATTTATTACTGAATATTTATGCTACCAGCTGGAGTTGGCATATCGCTTTTTTCTTCAGCAAATGGTGGCCCTTTTTGAAGCAAAGTGGTGATCTCAGATGCTACTTTTGGATCCATTTTTGCCATGATAGTAGATATCTTTTTGGCATCAAGAGCATAAAGTATGGTGGCTGCGTTTGATCTAGGCATTTTAGAGAGCACCTCAGCTGCCGCGCCATCTTTCATCTTAGAATACGACTCATTTACTTTATCACTAGTCATTGTGCGAAGTTCTTTTAAAATTTTTTCATTTTTGGCGACCACTTCATCGATCTCTTTACGTTTTTGCTCGATCACTTTCATTGTCGCATTTAAATCAGCTTCTTTTTTGGCAAGCTTTTTATTATTTTCTTCATAGGCTGCTGCCGAGCTTGCGCGAAATACCTCTAAAGCTTGGCGCTGTTCATCTATGATTTCAAGTTCCTTTGAAATTTCTTCTTTTCTAGCTTCAAAAATTTGCGTACAGTCAACTGGTACTTCAAAACAAAATGCAAAATTTAAAATAATAAAGAATAATAAAACCGCTCTCATCACGACTCGCTCTTAGCTGTAAATTTCATCACCGCAAACTCATCAAGCGCAAGCGCTTCGGCCTTTTGTATGCGTTTTATCTCTTTTTTAAACTCTTCTTTTTCTAGATATTTCATCTTTTCGTACTCTAAATTTGCATTTTTATATTTATGTTCGTAATGCGAAACCTCTTTTTTAGCTATCTCAAGGCTCTCTTTGCAGGCATTTAACTCTTGCCTTGCTATCTTTATAAACTCTAAATTTTCCTTTAACTCGCCTATATTGCCACTTTTTGGCAAACAAAACTCCTCAAGCCTTGCTCTTAAATGCACTAAATTTTCTTCAAAATTTCTTACATTAAGCCTAGCAACGGCAAGCTTTACCTCTACCTTATCCATCTCTTGTTTTTTTACGCGGACGATAGAGGTAAATTTGCTTTTCATCTAATGATCGTATCGCTTCTTTCAGGGCTTGTTGAGATGTATCCGATCTTTACGCCAGTTAGCTCTTCTATTCGCTCGATATAAGCTCTTGCATTTGCTGGCAGATCTTCATATTTGCTTATACCTTTTACGCTATCCCAGCCTGCAAGTTCTTCATAGATAGGAGTTGCATTTTCAAGATCTGTCGGCATATAATCGATAGTTTCACCATTATATTGATAAGCTTTGCAAATTTTTACCACTTCAAATCCATCAAGTACATCAAGCTTCATAAGTGCATAAGTATCGACACCGTCAAGCCTTGAAGCATATTTTACACTCACAGCATCAAACCAACCACAACGTCTGCGGCGGCCTGTTGTTGTACCAAATTCCTTGCCGATATCACACATCTTATCGCCGCTCGTGCCTTTATCTTCTGTTGGGAAAGGACCAAAGCCAACACGAGTCGTATAGGCCTTTATGACGCCTATTACTTCACCGATTTCTTTTGGATTTAGTCCAAGACCTGTGCAAGCACCTGCACTTATGGTATTTGAGCTAGTTACATATGGATATGTGCCATGGTCGATATCTAAAAGCGTGCCCTGAGCGCCTTCAAGTAGGACTTTTTTATCTTCATCTAGCGCTTTCCAAACTAAATTTGTAGTATTTGCGATAAATGGAGCTAAAACCTCTTTATATCTTTTTAGCTCTTCAAGCAATTCACTCTCATTAGGAATTTTTACACCGAGTGCGTCAAATACGCATTTGTTTGTCTCAAAATCATGCATCAAAGCATCGCACAAACGTTCTGGCTCAAGTAGTTCGCCTACTCTGTGACCGCTTCTACTTATTTTATCAGCATAAGTTGGTCCAATGCCTTTGCCAGTCGTACCGATTGCTTTTTCGCCTTTTAGTCTCTCTTTTGCTTGATCGATTTGACTATGGTAGCTTAGATTTAAATGTGCTTTATCGCTAATATAAAGCCTTCCTTCCAAATTTTCAAACTGTGCCATTTCAGTAATTAATACCTCTGGGCAAACAACAACACCATTGCCAATGATGTTTATAATATTTTTATGCAAAATTCCACTTGGAACAAGGTGAAGCGCGTATCTAACGCCATCAACCCAGATCGTATGGCCGGCATTATGGCCGCCTTGTGAGCGACAGATCATGTCATAGTTTAGTCCTAGCATATCAACTATCTTGCCTTTACCCTCATCACCCCATTGAACTCCAACTACTAAATCAGCCTTTCTCATTCTTACTTCCTTAAATTAAT harbors:
- a CDS encoding peptidylprolyl isomerase, coding for MKKLLFLAAGMLSALNLYSAQMINGIAAIVENEPITLYEVYSLKEQLRASEQDALNLLIRDRLEDAQIKNLNISVTPFELNDRIESIAKQNGMTNSQFRSSIQAQGMDFLEFKNNIEKKMLQEKLYKSILAEAGKNVNEQKAKMYFDANPDKFKVFSTAKVILYRAKNPKELEAQKTSPSLLNSVQTQELSLDYQSIDPRLAAIIAGTNNGEFTQILQGADSFDMFYVKEKIGSYTPSFADVKDNVINELYQGEQEKLMADYFDKLRAKAKIQILR
- a CDS encoding TonB-dependent receptor — protein: MKFSILASSLIFSSLWALDTNNSDYSVVLPTIEVEGISEQNTLKGYIAYDSADINRNGLSNKETPQTIENIDIQKNRNYGTNDLSSILEGNAGIDAGYDMRGESIKIRGFSVDGGDIYRDGVRDSGQIRRSTANVERVEILKGPASILYGRSDGGAVVNLVSKKANFMPVYKLSGRVGSWSRYGGGIDINHVVNNQLAARLTTDMERGKSWREGVKYKNFMVSPSIIVTNDGGTVSFEAQYTYDNAWRVPDRMPTKSVYDKLGIDYTKGFSHDGDFVEDKLHFFRTELNAELVKDMNLKWVFGYRKASQNFDHYFSGTIMPGNRLKQNYAKQQTDNDTLSNAITLTKELEFTRFKHNFTFGYDNSVETRHPRLWFDSAKNVTINPYASRSSWGSVGYIPLNTDNKHKAINNGVFLEDLISLDDKYRLLVGGRFDFYKFKTRNIANMTNSYKGHSFSPRVGLLWDFLPEHTAYASYSKSFAPYGGRGNIGISIGDTTMLDLKPQNNEQYEIGLKSTWADNRFSSNLAIFQIEHNNIRYRPDPINDPYTWAQRGKERSRGIELNILGKIYENLYLRSSLGYMRAIIASDKSNPLNERLSLNNTTNWQGNVFLRYAKNDKWYVESGVTGYSKRYSYQVNKTSVTDQHLPGFVRLDASAGYNFNEHAQLTLAINNILNKKYWRSDSRPGDERSFMLNMHYTF
- the yedE gene encoding YedE family putative selenium transporter encodes the protein MNKTVLYIIAGASLGILGPVLVYFGNPANMGVCAACFLRDSVGAFGFHQAKVVQYLRPEILGLIIGGFLASLFWSRNFTPVSGSAAFSRFFLGVFAMIGCLIFLGCPWRAFLRLGGGDMTAIAGFVGLFAGVFVGRFFKKNGYVIPENDATTKPVAFLPLIITVLLLAALVFGLKLGDNGALFSSEKGPGSQHANIFISLICAIVIGIFMQRSKFCSVGAISKVFERDLSMFYGIVSIIVFASITNLALGQYKFGFEAQPIAHNDVLWNFLGMSLAGLCFSLSYGCPGKHLVQMGAGNLSSSVFVLGMGAGAAISHNFILASSGAGITPYAPYAVVIGFIYAIYVGVFTKKA
- a CDS encoding molybdopterin molybdotransferase MoeA: MKDFMSYADSLKILKDTINEWDKVEKVAITDALDRNIAYDVTATENYPAKPVSAMDGYAFAFKDGLSELELITDLPAGSDKGLVIEDSKCVKTFTGSLMSEGTDTLVPVENVEVSGSKIIIKKSVPKGFAVREVGESYKKGEILIKKGARLSYAEIALLAELGVFHVSVFIRPRVAILATGSEIKDLGEPLENPAQIHSSNHVGIAMQIRKMGAEPILCEIVKDRPELVEKAIINALKSADILVTTGGISMGDYDFVKGALNENFSLIIEGAAIKPGRHIRVAKSGEKYIFALPGFPYSAMVMCVLYVRVLINLWLGNDEPKITAIMDEDYKKRSPFLEFTAVNLENREGKNFVNLNGKKLGSSAIVNNLTNKAALLMIPMDKEILKKGEIVEVLMMPC
- a CDS encoding TerC/Alx family metal homeostasis membrane protein, yielding MNTSEIQTIIVFLIMASLAFGIDLFAHKHDEKISLKQAGIWSIFWIGVSVLFGIYLYFERGSEIASLYFAGYALEKSLSVDNLFVMMAIFSWFKIPEIYRHRVLYFGVIGAMVFRLIFVAIGTMLFAISPWMELIFAAIVAYSAVMMIKKDKCDEDIKDYSNHIAYRAVYRFFPVLPQLFGHSFFVKFSEISKQISDSQKTALNDQILRLKATWIATPLFLCLCVIELSDVIFAFDSVPAVIAVSKDPVIVYSAMIFAILGLRTLYFVLEALKNFLKYLEISVIVLLFFIAAKLAVNATAHIFHHGFEISAQISLFIILAILGVGVVASLVKK
- a CDS encoding MotE family protein; translation: MRAVLLFFIILNFAFCFEVPVDCTQIFEARKEEISKELEIIDEQRQALEVFRASSAAAYEENNKKLAKKEADLNATMKVIEQKRKEIDEVVAKNEKILKELRTMTSDKVNESYSKMKDGAAAEVLSKMPRSNAATILYALDAKKISTIMAKMDPKVASEITTLLQKGPPFAEEKSDMPTPAGSINIQ
- a CDS encoding flagellar export protein FliJ; translation: MKSKFTSIVRVKKQEMDKVEVKLAVARLNVRNFEENLVHLRARLEEFCLPKSGNIGELKENLEFIKIARQELNACKESLEIAKKEVSHYEHKYKNANLEYEKMKYLEKEEFKKEIKRIQKAEALALDEFAVMKFTAKSES
- a CDS encoding adenylosuccinate synthase yields the protein MRKADLVVGVQWGDEGKGKIVDMLGLNYDMICRSQGGHNAGHTIWVDGVRYALHLVPSGILHKNIINIIGNGVVVCPEVLITEMAQFENLEGRLYISDKAHLNLSYHSQIDQAKERLKGEKAIGTTGKGIGPTYADKISRSGHRVGELLEPERLCDALMHDFETNKCVFDALGVKIPNESELLEELKRYKEVLAPFIANTTNLVWKALDEDKKVLLEGAQGTLLDIDHGTYPYVTSSNTISAGACTGLGLNPKEIGEVIGVIKAYTTRVGFGPFPTEDKGTSGDKMCDIGKEFGTTTGRRRRCGWFDAVSVKYASRLDGVDTYALMKLDVLDGFEVVKICKAYQYNGETIDYMPTDLENATPIYEELAGWDSVKGISKYEDLPANARAYIERIEELTGVKIGYISTSPERSDTIIR